One genomic segment of Borrelia miyamotoi includes these proteins:
- a CDS encoding ribonuclease Z: protein MDFNINILGTGGTRPLHNRYLTSILIEYHGENFLFDCGEATQMSLRKQKISWQKIKVICITHLHADHITGLLGIVMLMAQSGDTRKEPLTIIGPIGIKKYLETNIKLLRVHKNYAIIYKEIIINKTKTILYEDKKKRIEYIKLKHSIDCVGYLFIEKDKPGKFDNQKAENLNIPKGPIRKKLQDGCEVTLNGKKILPSEILGKSQKGLKFAYITDTAYFEELCKQIKNFNLVIIESTFKNDLKEEAKKKLHLTSKSVAQIAKKAKVHQTGLIHFSERYILNKDLCELLDEAKQEYPNGEIFLTKDGMRLKADKDKFIIKY, encoded by the coding sequence TTGGATTTTAATATTAATATTCTCGGTACAGGAGGTACAAGACCTCTACATAACAGGTATTTAACTTCTATTTTAATAGAATATCATGGTGAAAATTTCCTCTTTGACTGCGGAGAAGCTACCCAAATGTCTCTTAGGAAACAAAAAATATCATGGCAAAAAATCAAAGTTATTTGCATCACACATTTACATGCTGATCACATAACAGGACTACTTGGAATAGTAATGCTTATGGCACAAAGTGGAGATACAAGAAAAGAGCCTTTAACCATAATTGGACCTATTGGAATCAAAAAATATTTAGAAACAAATATCAAACTTTTACGAGTGCATAAAAATTATGCCATAATATACAAAGAAATAATAATCAATAAAACAAAAACTATTTTATACGAAGATAAAAAAAAAAGAATTGAATACATAAAACTCAAACATTCAATAGACTGTGTTGGATATTTATTTATAGAAAAAGATAAACCTGGAAAATTTGATAACCAAAAGGCCGAAAATCTAAATATACCAAAAGGACCTATTAGAAAAAAATTACAGGACGGATGCGAAGTAACACTTAATGGAAAAAAAATATTACCTTCTGAAATATTAGGCAAATCTCAAAAAGGACTAAAATTTGCATATATAACAGATACGGCTTACTTTGAAGAATTATGTAAGCAAATCAAAAACTTTAATCTAGTAATCATTGAGAGTACATTCAAAAATGACTTAAAAGAGGAGGCCAAAAAAAAATTACATTTAACATCAAAATCAGTAGCACAAATTGCAAAAAAAGCAAAGGTGCATCAAACAGGTCTGATCCATTTTAGTGAAAGATATATACTAAATAAAGATTTATGCGAATTACTAGATGAAGCAAAACAAGAGTATCCAAATGGAGAAATATTTTTAACAAAAGATGGAATGAGACTTAAAGCAGATAAAGATAAATTTATTATAAAAT
- a CDS encoding ATP-dependent Clp protease proteolytic subunit, producing the protein MDFKDINVQTGIHQQLLEVILKSRSIVITGEINKDTSRLFQEKILFLEASDSDKPIFVYIDSEGGDIDAGFAIFNMIRFVKTKVFTIGVGLVASAGALIFLGADSKSRFSLPYARYLLHQPLSGFKGVATDIEIYTNELNKIKSELNLIISKETGQKLDKVEKDTDRDFWLDSESAMKYGLVFNIITTRLELEKFIS; encoded by the coding sequence ATGGATTTTAAAGACATTAATGTGCAAACAGGAATACATCAGCAATTACTAGAGGTTATATTAAAGAGCAGATCAATAGTGATTACTGGAGAGATTAATAAAGATACTTCTAGGTTGTTTCAAGAAAAAATATTATTTTTAGAAGCATCAGATAGTGATAAACCGATATTTGTTTACATTGATTCAGAAGGCGGTGATATTGATGCTGGGTTTGCAATTTTTAATATGATACGTTTTGTGAAAACTAAGGTTTTTACAATTGGAGTTGGGCTTGTGGCAAGTGCTGGTGCTTTGATTTTTTTGGGGGCGGATTCAAAGAGTAGGTTTTCTTTGCCTTATGCTAGATATTTATTGCATCAACCTTTAAGTGGCTTTAAAGGAGTTGCTACAGATATTGAAATTTATACAAATGAACTTAATAAGATTAAGAGTGAACTTAATCTTATTATTTCAAAGGAGACGGGACAGAAACTTGATAAAGTTGAAAAGGATACCGATAGGGATTTTTGGTTAGATAGTGAATCTGCAATGAAATATGGTCTTGTCTTTAATATTATTACAACTCGACTTGAACTTGAAAAATTTATTTCTTAG
- a CDS encoding LysM peptidoglycan-binding domain-containing M23 family metallopeptidase, producing the protein MSKFALLLGFGFLFIQLDYVYSYPEIKNFSNKDPIFSDLRRKIAKYNRKESVPLFIYLYRVRESDTFFKIANKVNGWQTSISTINLLNSPFLKAGNEILIPSKKGLFILNSKEHRFNSLLLATRDLTKAEKIKVKRDNRVYEFYFFDSIKQPKLSFLSSTEILFFLNADFIFPLKKFIISSDFGFRADPFTGMGSFHTGIDLSASINSLVFCTSYGVVIEVGYNDIYGNFVLIEHKNGIKSLYGHLNSCIVKKGDILRTGDIIGRVGQTGRSTGPHLHFEILKKNLPVNPIKILK; encoded by the coding sequence ATGAGTAAATTTGCTCTTTTATTGGGATTTGGATTCTTGTTTATACAGCTTGATTATGTCTATTCTTATCCTGAGATAAAAAATTTTTCAAATAAAGATCCGATTTTTTCTGATCTTAGAAGAAAAATTGCTAAATATAATAGAAAAGAAAGTGTTCCTTTATTTATTTATTTATACAGAGTTAGAGAAAGTGATACTTTTTTTAAGATTGCAAATAAGGTAAATGGTTGGCAGACTAGTATTTCGACAATTAATTTACTAAATTCTCCTTTTTTAAAAGCAGGAAATGAAATCTTAATTCCTAGTAAAAAAGGTCTCTTCATTCTTAATAGCAAAGAACATAGATTTAATAGTTTACTCTTGGCAACAAGAGATTTAACAAAAGCAGAAAAGATAAAGGTTAAAAGAGATAATAGGGTTTATGAATTTTATTTTTTTGATTCTATTAAGCAACCAAAATTAAGCTTTTTATCAAGTACAGAAATACTTTTCTTTTTAAATGCTGATTTTATTTTTCCTTTAAAAAAATTTATTATTAGTTCTGATTTTGGATTTAGAGCAGATCCTTTTACTGGTATGGGAAGTTTTCATACAGGCATTGATCTTTCAGCGTCAATTAATTCCTTGGTCTTTTGTACGTCTTATGGTGTTGTAATTGAGGTTGGCTATAATGATATTTATGGCAATTTTGTTTTGATTGAACATAAAAATGGCATTAAATCTCTTTACGGGCATCTTAATTCTTGTATTGTGAAAAAGGGGGATATTCTGAGAACAGGTGATATTATTGGTAGAGTAGGTCAAACTGGTCGTTCAACAGGTCCTCATTTGCATTTTGAAATATTAAAAAAAAATTTACCTGTTAATCCTATTAAGATTTTAAAGTAG
- a CDS encoding DNA polymerase III subunit gamma/tau, whose product METLPKIAQEIINEYKKNSLPNAILLWGERFSSKKTTAIALAKKILNTKNLTTPNIIIFSSLNTIEAKAYLHVNSNETTNKYLEYVKNIIFTKYNFSSDKNLKKIEANINFINEIYYKHKYNEATKKELIKKIEEIIKDINFSITINDIRKIKSWALSEKNKTKIIYINEIENLHFNVYNALLKILEEPPLNIYFILATRNKNKIPKTILSRLRIYKCNKESRDFEIKKFKAIFNQNEELTTEEYFNLFYSEEHTKLKEEVKRMLNVIKEKQSIFNLDTFNLLKDENIFNLFLQELTNQLRDEFLNQNLDISTYLKKLGYLKNILKHRPYNQNKKLIIENLMLNYED is encoded by the coding sequence ATGGAAACACTACCTAAAATAGCCCAAGAAATAATTAATGAATACAAAAAAAACAGTCTGCCAAATGCAATACTTCTTTGGGGAGAAAGATTTTCTTCAAAAAAGACAACTGCAATTGCACTTGCAAAAAAAATTTTAAATACAAAAAATCTAACAACTCCAAATATAATAATTTTCTCAAGTCTTAACACAATCGAAGCAAAAGCATATCTTCACGTAAATTCAAATGAAACCACAAATAAATATCTAGAATATGTTAAAAACATCATATTTACTAAGTACAATTTCAGCAGTGATAAAAATTTAAAAAAAATTGAAGCAAATATAAATTTCATTAATGAAATTTATTATAAGCACAAATATAATGAGGCAACTAAAAAAGAACTTATAAAAAAAATTGAAGAAATAATTAAAGATATAAATTTTAGTATTACCATTAATGATATTAGAAAGATTAAATCCTGGGCATTATCAGAAAAAAATAAGACAAAGATAATTTACATCAATGAAATTGAAAACTTACACTTTAATGTTTACAATGCACTACTAAAAATATTAGAAGAGCCACCTTTAAATATTTATTTTATATTAGCTACAAGAAATAAAAATAAGATTCCAAAAACAATACTCTCAAGACTAAGAATCTACAAATGTAACAAAGAAAGCAGAGACTTCGAGATCAAAAAATTCAAAGCAATCTTTAATCAAAATGAAGAACTGACAACAGAAGAATATTTTAACTTATTTTACAGTGAAGAACACACAAAATTAAAAGAAGAAGTCAAAAGAATGTTAAATGTAATAAAAGAAAAACAGAGCATATTTAACCTTGACACATTTAATCTCCTAAAAGATGAAAATATATTCAACTTATTCTTACAAGAGCTCACAAATCAACTTAGAGATGAATTTTTAAACCAAAATTTAGACATTAGCACATACTTAAAAAAATTAGGCTATCTAAAAAACATCTTAAAACACCGTCCATACAACCAAAACAAAAAATTAATAATTGAAAATTTAATGCTAAACTATGAGGATTAA
- a CDS encoding CvpA family protein, with protein sequence MLINNPFKITGIVDILIIIIFTSMGLRGFLRGFVKEIAGFVEIFSLIFLLYNKTNDFKILISPILDLSYIQALLVFFLVIHIAFLILQALIESIISHLKLLFFNRLLGLMLGLFEAFGIIAIVVYIIHSQQIFNPDYFLAGSKFLEYLNPGINYFFKIPKTQ encoded by the coding sequence ATGCTAATTAACAATCCTTTCAAAATAACTGGTATAGTTGATATACTAATAATAATAATTTTCACATCAATGGGATTGAGGGGGTTCTTAAGAGGGTTTGTAAAAGAAATAGCTGGATTTGTTGAGATTTTTAGTTTAATATTCTTACTTTACAATAAAACCAATGATTTTAAAATATTAATATCCCCCATTCTTGATTTATCATATATCCAAGCATTGCTAGTATTTTTTTTAGTAATACACATAGCATTCTTAATCTTACAAGCACTAATCGAATCAATAATAAGTCATCTCAAATTATTATTTTTTAACAGGCTCCTTGGCCTAATGCTAGGTTTATTCGAAGCTTTTGGCATAATTGCAATTGTAGTATATATAATCCATTCACAACAAATCTTTAACCCCGACTATTTTCTAGCAGGAAGCAAATTTCTTGAATATCTAAATCCTGGAATAAACTATTTTTTTAAAATACCCAAAACACAGTAA
- the murG gene encoding undecaprenyldiphospho-muramoylpentapeptide beta-N-acetylglucosaminyltransferase: protein MKTKRIIFFTGGGTGGHIFPGIAIISKLREVAPNIEFFWLGQKGSMEEKLIKEHAHIKFITIPSGKFRRYFSLKNFTDFFKVMFGIIKSFFILKKYKPQIIYATGGFVSSPPIIAASLLKIRKITHEMDLDPGLATKINSKFANKIHISFKESTKYFNNKNVLYTGSPIRKEFSNPNPNIVKSLTQNTEKPIISVLGGSLGADILNKLTANIKNQIDAYFIHQCGKNLDEIREKNYLRKQFFNAEEMASIVKFSSMIISRAGAGAIKEFANAGACVIFIPFVKGSRGDQLRNAKLLEKQNACLKIDEENLSESKIINAIKKILKNKEKANILRNNIKKFHNQDSLHLIANLLLKEFEEINAN from the coding sequence ATGAAAACTAAGAGAATAATATTTTTTACAGGAGGAGGCACAGGAGGACATATATTTCCAGGAATAGCAATAATTTCAAAACTTAGAGAAGTTGCCCCAAATATCGAATTCTTCTGGCTAGGACAAAAAGGATCAATGGAAGAGAAGCTCATAAAAGAACACGCACACATTAAATTTATTACAATTCCATCAGGCAAATTTAGAAGATATTTTTCCCTAAAAAACTTCACGGACTTTTTCAAAGTCATGTTTGGAATAATTAAAAGCTTTTTCATACTAAAAAAATACAAGCCTCAAATTATATACGCAACTGGCGGCTTTGTATCAAGTCCCCCAATTATTGCAGCAAGTTTACTTAAGATCAGAAAAATAACTCACGAAATGGATCTTGATCCTGGGCTTGCAACAAAAATCAACTCAAAATTTGCAAACAAAATACATATCAGCTTTAAAGAAAGCACAAAATATTTTAATAACAAAAATGTCTTATACACAGGCTCACCGATAAGAAAAGAATTTTCAAATCCAAATCCAAATATCGTGAAAAGCTTAACTCAGAATACAGAAAAGCCGATCATAAGCGTACTTGGAGGCTCTCTAGGAGCAGACATCTTAAATAAATTAACTGCCAATATAAAAAATCAAATTGATGCGTATTTTATCCATCAATGCGGAAAAAATCTAGATGAAATTAGAGAAAAGAATTATTTAAGAAAACAATTTTTTAATGCAGAAGAAATGGCAAGTATAGTAAAGTTTTCAAGCATGATAATAAGCAGAGCAGGAGCAGGGGCTATTAAGGAATTTGCAAATGCTGGTGCATGTGTAATATTTATCCCATTTGTAAAAGGTTCAAGAGGAGATCAGCTTAGAAATGCAAAACTATTAGAAAAACAAAATGCATGTTTAAAAATAGATGAAGAAAACTTAAGTGAAAGCAAAATAATAAATGCAATCAAAAAAATCCTAAAAAACAAAGAAAAAGCAAATATACTAAGAAATAACATAAAAAAATTTCACAATCAAGATTCATTACATCTAATAGCCAATCTATTATTAAAAGAATTTGAGGAAATAAATGCTAATTAA
- a CDS encoding two-component system sensor histidine kinase NtrB: MSKFLKKTLSKLNKLSSDQKLKFIQDIYKKIEIYDGIFASINEGILVIDKLNNIIYLNKMLFQILAISPKYKLETLKDIQIPTLTNLIEELATNEDKIIGFEVQVSTNIYIKISFMPYVKDQKLEGNIILIEDIKEKKHKEELFRRAEALAAFTRHARNIAHEIKNPLGAIDINLQLLKKEIDRQNIKSTKANNYFEIIKEEINRMDKTVTDFLLTVRPIKIMPEKRDIIEIIKSVYNLLNPELKNKEIKFLFNLKKVSPVLIDEKLIRQVIINIVKNAEEALLESNKKAKKIEISIQESENKVYINIKDNGNGIKNETKDDIFKPQFSTKERGSGIGLTISYKIVKEHGGEIFMESKEMKGTSFTITLPKLNTGKILIEGCLENE; the protein is encoded by the coding sequence ATGAGCAAATTCTTAAAAAAAACCCTATCTAAATTAAATAAATTATCAAGCGATCAAAAACTTAAATTTATTCAAGATATCTATAAAAAAATAGAAATATATGACGGAATATTTGCATCTATTAATGAAGGAATTTTAGTAATTGATAAGCTTAATAATATAATCTACCTAAACAAAATGCTATTTCAAATTCTAGCTATAAGTCCTAAATACAAATTAGAAACACTTAAAGATATTCAAATTCCAACTCTAACAAATCTAATAGAAGAACTAGCAACAAATGAAGATAAAATAATAGGATTTGAAGTTCAAGTTTCAACAAACATATACATTAAAATATCATTTATGCCATATGTCAAAGACCAAAAGCTTGAAGGAAATATTATTTTAATTGAGGATATCAAAGAAAAAAAACATAAAGAAGAACTTTTCAGAAGAGCTGAGGCTCTAGCCGCTTTCACAAGACATGCAAGAAACATTGCACATGAGATTAAAAACCCATTAGGAGCAATTGATATAAATTTACAACTATTAAAAAAAGAAATAGACAGACAAAATATCAAAAGTACAAAAGCAAATAATTATTTCGAAATAATAAAAGAAGAAATAAATAGAATGGATAAAACCGTAACAGATTTTTTATTGACAGTTAGACCAATAAAAATAATGCCAGAAAAGAGAGATATTATCGAGATTATAAAAAGTGTTTATAATCTATTGAATCCAGAATTAAAAAATAAAGAGATTAAATTTTTATTCAATCTAAAAAAAGTAAGTCCAGTATTAATCGATGAAAAACTCATCAGGCAAGTAATCATTAATATAGTAAAAAATGCAGAAGAAGCACTACTTGAATCAAATAAGAAAGCAAAAAAAATAGAAATTTCCATCCAAGAAAGCGAAAATAAAGTATATATCAATATTAAAGATAATGGAAATGGAATAAAGAATGAAACAAAAGATGATATATTCAAGCCTCAATTCAGCACAAAAGAACGTGGAAGTGGCATAGGACTTACTATCTCTTATAAAATAGTCAAAGAACATGGGGGTGAAATTTTTATGGAAAGTAAAGAAATGAAAGGAACGTCTTTTACAATTACACTTCCAAAATTAAACACAGGCAAAATTTTAATTGAAGGATGTTTAGAAAATGAGTAA
- a CDS encoding sigma-54-dependent transcriptional regulator codes for MSKLLVADDEKNIREGIATYLEEEGYFVFTANDGEEALETIENEKIDAIISDLRMPQISGEELLRIVKDKKPNIPFIILTAHGTVDSAVDAMREGAYDFLTKPVDLERLLLIIKRALNGQNDKRHESIAQENVIIRKDLNYYEQILGKSFIMQKILELVKKIAKSKASVLITGESGVGKEVIADAIFGLSNRNDKPFIKVNCAALSESILESELFGHEKGAFTGAISQKKGRFELADKGTIFLDEIVEISPEVQVKLLRVLQNKAFERVGGETTMQVDIRLLTATNKNVEEEIKKGRFREDLFYRLNIININIPPLRERKDDIPDLIKILIKGVASENNREEKILSNDALKALYAYDWPGNIRELKNVLESALILSKGKQIIKDDLPPKIRNNTNQIVKITLPIGISLKEAEREIIKQTLLYSKNNKSKCAEILKIGRKTLHNKIIEYDTD; via the coding sequence ATGAGTAAACTACTGGTAGCAGATGATGAAAAAAATATAAGAGAAGGAATAGCAACTTACCTTGAAGAGGAAGGTTACTTTGTGTTTACTGCTAATGACGGTGAAGAGGCTCTTGAAACAATTGAAAATGAAAAAATTGACGCCATAATATCTGATCTTAGAATGCCTCAAATATCAGGAGAAGAACTATTAAGAATAGTAAAAGATAAAAAACCAAATATACCTTTTATTATTCTTACAGCTCATGGAACTGTTGATTCCGCCGTTGATGCCATGAGGGAAGGGGCTTATGATTTTCTAACAAAACCTGTTGACCTTGAAAGATTATTACTAATAATAAAGAGAGCCTTAAATGGTCAAAATGATAAAAGACACGAAAGCATAGCCCAAGAAAATGTCATAATCCGAAAAGATTTAAACTATTATGAACAAATACTTGGGAAATCGTTTATAATGCAAAAAATATTAGAACTTGTAAAAAAAATTGCAAAATCAAAAGCTTCTGTATTAATAACTGGAGAGAGTGGAGTAGGCAAAGAAGTAATAGCAGACGCCATTTTTGGCCTATCAAATAGAAATGATAAACCTTTTATTAAAGTCAACTGTGCTGCACTCTCTGAAAGCATACTTGAAAGCGAACTCTTTGGACATGAAAAAGGAGCATTCACAGGTGCAATATCTCAAAAAAAAGGCAGATTTGAATTAGCAGACAAAGGAACAATATTTTTAGATGAAATAGTCGAAATATCACCTGAAGTTCAAGTAAAACTACTAAGAGTACTTCAAAATAAGGCATTCGAACGAGTAGGCGGAGAAACTACTATGCAAGTTGACATTAGACTATTAACAGCCACAAATAAAAATGTTGAAGAAGAGATTAAAAAAGGAAGGTTTAGAGAAGACTTATTTTATAGGCTTAATATAATAAATATCAATATCCCACCCTTAAGAGAGAGAAAAGATGACATACCAGATCTAATAAAAATACTGATTAAAGGTGTTGCAAGTGAAAACAATAGAGAAGAAAAAATTCTTTCTAATGATGCCCTAAAAGCTCTTTATGCATATGATTGGCCAGGAAATATTAGAGAACTAAAAAATGTACTCGAGAGTGCCTTAATATTATCTAAGGGAAAGCAAATTATAAAAGACGATCTACCTCCAAAAATTAGAAATAATACAAATCAAATAGTCAAAATAACATTACCCATAGGTATAAGTTTAAAAGAAGCAGAAAGAGAAATCATTAAGCAAACACTCTTATATTCTAAGAATAATAAAAGCAAGTGTGCCGAAATCCTTAAAATAGGAAGAAAAACTCTACACAATAAAATAATAGAATATGATACAGACTAA
- a CDS encoding undecaprenyl phosphate translocase family protein: MFINYFKGLLIGSANIIPGVSGGTLALMLGIYHKIVYSSANLIRLKKVKENMIFLTMLSLGILTSITILAKILKSYILDGSTRETYLNMLFIGLTTGIIFKLKQEIKTRNNNSKKITKYFLFLIGFFTTLSLLILRTYNISLDISEYQNKKLIKYHIVIATSGIIGGCTMILPGISGSLILLSLGTYKEIVNIISQLKIIPCTIFGISTIIGTGITILIIEKTINKHFAKFLYLSMGLILGSILQMLFTITKLNVKPTLTLNISSGILFITGIYINRTIESTKK, from the coding sequence ATGTTTATCAATTATTTCAAAGGTCTATTAATTGGTAGTGCAAATATAATACCCGGGGTCTCAGGTGGAACATTAGCTTTAATGCTAGGAATCTACCACAAAATAGTATATTCATCCGCAAATCTAATAAGACTGAAAAAGGTAAAAGAAAACATGATTTTTCTTACAATGCTATCACTTGGTATATTAACTTCAATAACAATACTTGCAAAAATATTAAAAAGCTATATTTTAGACGGCTCAACAAGGGAAACATATTTAAATATGCTTTTTATAGGACTAACCACAGGGATCATTTTTAAATTAAAACAAGAAATTAAAACAAGAAATAATAATAGTAAAAAAATTACAAAATATTTCTTATTTCTAATTGGATTTTTCACAACACTATCTCTTTTAATATTAAGAACTTACAATATATCATTAGACATATCAGAATATCAAAATAAAAAATTAATTAAATACCACATAGTAATTGCTACTTCAGGAATAATAGGTGGCTGTACAATGATTTTACCAGGCATCTCAGGTTCACTTATACTGTTAAGTCTTGGAACTTACAAAGAAATTGTCAATATCATTTCACAACTTAAAATAATACCATGCACAATATTTGGCATATCTACAATAATAGGAACAGGAATTACAATACTAATAATTGAAAAAACAATAAACAAACATTTTGCTAAATTTCTTTATTTATCTATGGGCCTAATCTTAGGCTCAATTCTACAAATGCTATTCACCATAACAAAACTTAATGTAAAACCCACCCTAACACTTAACATATCCTCAGGCATTTTATTTATTACAGGAATCTACATAAACAGAACCATTGAGAGTACAAAAAAGTAA
- a CDS encoding NAD(P)/FAD-dependent oxidoreductase — protein MEYEFAVIGGGIAGSTLTYEILQRKKSVILFDNGDKKATTTSGGLINPIMGRKMNIAWREPEIFTFAIQYYKEMEQNINCNFLKENLIFRPFTTKKQKEELILKIKNDENIRDFIVEIKNEKVYDFSNDNDGGVLIKGAILNTNLYIQSLKQYFIKHNAYIEAEINEDQIKTNNKFFTINKIKFKKLIFTRGYKEQIRGTFSYLPFRLAKGEILIIEIKGLRLKEIYNRHVSLIPLQDNKFYLGGTYEWENLNIKTNEWAKKELLDKLKKITNLNCKVIQHKAHIRPSTIDREPFIGEHPKHKNKFILNGFGTRGISMAAYLSKVILDYIDTKSNLPTYYDIKRHENLYNSIR, from the coding sequence ATGGAATACGAATTTGCTGTCATTGGCGGAGGCATTGCTGGGAGTACCTTAACTTACGAAATACTACAAAGAAAAAAAAGTGTCATTCTTTTTGATAATGGAGATAAAAAGGCAACAACCACATCAGGGGGTCTTATTAACCCTATTATGGGAAGAAAAATGAATATTGCTTGGAGAGAACCTGAAATTTTCACATTTGCAATACAATATTATAAAGAAATGGAGCAAAACATTAATTGTAATTTCTTAAAAGAAAATCTCATTTTTAGACCGTTTACTACAAAAAAACAAAAAGAAGAACTGATTTTAAAAATAAAAAATGATGAAAATATAAGAGACTTTATCGTAGAAATAAAGAATGAGAAAGTATATGATTTCTCTAATGACAACGATGGAGGCGTACTAATAAAGGGAGCAATACTGAACACAAATTTATATATACAAAGTCTTAAACAATACTTTATAAAACACAATGCATATATAGAAGCAGAAATCAATGAAGATCAAATAAAAACAAATAACAAATTTTTTACAATAAATAAAATCAAATTTAAAAAATTAATATTTACAAGAGGATATAAAGAACAAATAAGAGGAACTTTTTCATACCTTCCATTCAGACTAGCAAAAGGAGAAATTCTCATAATAGAAATTAAAGGATTGCGTCTTAAAGAAATTTACAATAGACATGTATCATTAATACCTTTGCAAGACAATAAATTCTATCTTGGTGGAACTTATGAATGGGAAAATTTAAACATAAAAACAAATGAATGGGCAAAAAAAGAACTGCTAGACAAGCTTAAAAAAATTACAAATCTCAATTGTAAAGTAATACAACATAAAGCTCACATAAGACCCTCTACAATTGACCGAGAACCCTTTATTGGCGAACATCCAAAACACAAAAATAAATTTATATTAAACGGATTTGGAACAAGAGGAATATCAATGGCAGCATATTTATCTAAAGTAATTCTAGATTATATTGATACAAAATCAAATCTTCCAACTTATTATGATATCAAAAGACATGAAAATTTATATAACTCCATAAGATAG
- a CDS encoding nucleoside triphosphate pyrophosphohydrolase family protein, which produces MELNEYQVKAKQTAKYKNKKEELILTTLGLAGETGEVIEKIKKLGRDKEYVLDQEYLLSIKKELGDVLWYISNLSNNLGITLEDVAITNLEKLKKRHENGTINGEGDER; this is translated from the coding sequence ATGGAATTAAATGAATATCAAGTAAAAGCCAAGCAAACTGCTAAATATAAAAATAAAAAGGAAGAGCTAATTTTAACAACTCTTGGACTTGCTGGAGAGACAGGCGAAGTTATAGAGAAAATAAAAAAATTAGGTCGTGATAAGGAATATGTACTTGATCAAGAATATTTATTGTCAATTAAGAAAGAACTTGGTGATGTACTATGGTATATCTCAAATTTAAGTAATAATCTTGGAATAACACTTGAAGATGTTGCTATCACAAATCTAGAAAAATTAAAAAAAAGACATGAAAATGGCACAATTAATGGCGAAGGCGACGAAAGATAA